A window of the Acidobacteriota bacterium genome harbors these coding sequences:
- a CDS encoding glycoside hydrolase family 30 protein, with product MKINRRNFLLASASTAGLLASESPSVKAQKSSPVKRTQPFSIAGKKVTVYSTAEKTAERIKAIDTLTFTSLAQPLETQVCVFIDPAKTFQTFLGIGAAMTDASAETFAKMPATKQQEIVNAYFDTKDGIGYTLARTTIHSCDFSSASYTYVSEGDKALQSFSVNHDQQFRIPFIKKAIAAAGGKLTTYASPWSPPAFMKSNNSMLQGGKLKPEFYQAWANYYVKFIKAYEKAGIPIWGLTIQNEPMATQRWESCIYTAEEERDFLKNHLAPTLIKAGLGAKKIIVWDHNRDLIYQRASTLLADAEAAKYVWGIGFHWYEPWSGGDAMFDNVKLVNESFPDKHLIFTEGCKEAFDLQKVDDWKLGELYGRSMINDFNNGTVAWTDWNILLDETGGPNHVKNFCFAPVHGNTKTGEVIYTNSYYYIGHFSKFIRPGAKRIACSPSRSALLATAFRNTNGSIAVVVMNRSDQKTPYFLWVEGKAVEVSSPAHSIQTLVF from the coding sequence ATGAAAATCAATCGTCGTAATTTTTTACTCGCCTCTGCCTCGACCGCCGGTTTACTGGCATCTGAAAGTCCTTCTGTTAAAGCACAAAAATCATCCCCGGTTAAACGGACGCAACCTTTCTCCATCGCCGGAAAAAAGGTCACTGTCTATTCAACTGCTGAAAAGACCGCTGAGCGAATCAAAGCCATCGACACCCTGACTTTCACGTCGCTTGCGCAACCGCTGGAAACTCAGGTTTGTGTCTTTATTGACCCGGCGAAAACCTTTCAAACTTTTTTAGGAATCGGCGCGGCGATGACCGATGCTTCGGCGGAAACCTTTGCCAAAATGCCCGCAACTAAACAACAGGAAATTGTCAACGCTTACTTCGATACCAAAGATGGCATCGGCTATACGCTGGCGCGAACCACCATTCATAGCTGCGATTTTTCGAGCGCCAGTTACACCTACGTCAGCGAAGGCGATAAAGCCTTGCAATCTTTTAGCGTCAATCACGACCAACAATTTCGCATTCCGTTTATTAAAAAAGCGATTGCCGCTGCGGGCGGGAAACTGACGACTTACGCTTCGCCCTGGAGTCCACCGGCATTTATGAAATCGAACAATTCCATGCTGCAAGGCGGAAAATTAAAACCGGAATTTTATCAAGCGTGGGCGAATTATTACGTGAAGTTCATCAAGGCTTATGAAAAAGCGGGCATTCCCATCTGGGGACTCACCATTCAAAACGAGCCGATGGCGACACAACGCTGGGAATCCTGTATCTACACGGCGGAAGAGGAACGCGACTTCTTAAAAAATCACCTCGCGCCAACTTTAATCAAAGCCGGTCTCGGCGCAAAAAAAATCATCGTCTGGGATCATAACCGCGATTTGATTTATCAAAGAGCTAGTACGCTGCTTGCAGACGCTGAGGCTGCAAAATATGTCTGGGGCATAGGCTTTCACTGGTACGAACCTTGGAGCGGCGGCGATGCAATGTTCGACAATGTGAAACTGGTGAATGAAAGTTTTCCCGATAAACATCTGATTTTTACCGAAGGCTGTAAAGAAGCATTCGATTTGCAGAAAGTGGACGATTGGAAATTGGGCGAACTGTACGGACGTTCAATGATTAATGATTTCAATAACGGCACAGTCGCCTGGACGGATTGGAATATTTTGCTTGATGAAACCGGCGGACCCAATCACGTTAAAAATTTCTGCTTTGCGCCGGTTCATGGCAATACCAAAACCGGCGAAGTGATTTACACCAATTCATATTATTACATCGGTCATTTTTCCAAATTCATCCGACCGGGCGCAAAACGCATCGCCTGTTCGCCGAGTCGCAGCGCCTTGCTTGCCACGGCGTTTCGCAACACAAACGGCAGCATCGCGGTTGTGGTGATGAATCGCAGCGACCAGAAAACGCCGTATTTTCTCTGGGTCGAAGGCAAAGCTGTAGAAGTCTCCAGTCCCGCGCATTCGATTCAAACGCTGGTGTTTTAA